The following coding sequences lie in one Saccharopolyspora hordei genomic window:
- a CDS encoding carbohydrate-binding protein: MPLLEVRQRVHDLARQAGAHPFADHLRDVEPEPATSAAPPSGQPTAQAPAAPAAKRPTTRAAVVLGAAALLAVGAATGGYLLGRAGGPAPGASPTRGTPAPAAADDPFRALEAEHASGGDGVGSEPGADGVVQFVGGMADGTSLTFPAADFGSATATEVSARLRVLTSDAHGKIEIRLGGPSGELVAKVPVTPKGGEDWKEVPVELVRPVTGQHTVHLSVFADESAPVLDLDWVRFHR, translated from the coding sequence ATGCCGCTGCTGGAGGTCCGGCAGCGGGTGCACGACCTGGCGCGCCAGGCGGGGGCGCACCCGTTCGCGGACCACCTCCGTGACGTCGAGCCCGAACCGGCCACCTCCGCCGCACCGCCGTCCGGCCAGCCCACGGCCCAGGCACCCGCGGCGCCGGCGGCGAAGCGCCCCACCACCCGCGCCGCGGTGGTGCTCGGTGCGGCCGCGCTGCTCGCGGTGGGCGCCGCGACCGGCGGTTACCTGCTGGGACGGGCCGGTGGACCGGCCCCCGGGGCCTCCCCCACCCGAGGGACGCCCGCCCCGGCCGCCGCGGACGACCCCTTCCGAGCGCTGGAAGCCGAGCACGCGTCCGGTGGTGACGGGGTCGGCTCCGAGCCCGGCGCGGACGGGGTGGTCCAGTTCGTCGGCGGGATGGCGGACGGCACCTCGCTCACCTTCCCCGCTGCGGACTTCGGCTCCGCCACCGCCACCGAGGTCTCCGCCCGGCTGCGCGTCCTCACCAGCGACGCCCACGGCAAGATCGAGATTCGCCTGGGCGGTCCGTCCGGTGAGCTGGTCGCCAAGGTCCCGGTGACCCCGAAGGGCGGCGAGGACTGGAAGGAGGTGCCGGTCGAGCTGGTGCGCCCGGTGACCGGGCAGCACACCGTGCACCTGTCGGTCTTCGCCGACGAGTCCGCACCCGTCCTGGACCTGGACTGGGTGCGGTTCCACCGCTGA